One genomic region from Reichenbachiella ulvae encodes:
- the hemW gene encoding radical SAM family heme chaperone HemW — protein MSGIYIHIPFCKQACYYCDFHFSTNMQNKQHMVEAMKKELILRKEYLIDDKIETLYFGGGTPSLLDQPALTSLIDTVKTHYQLDPEAEITLEANPDDLSMEKLKELKELGINRLSIGIQSFDDQILSYFNRAHDSQMARQSVADAQEVGIENISIDLIFGVPNQSLVQLKKDLKSALALQTPHISIYGLTIEEDTVFGRWERQNKLTPLDEELASQHLQLIMDRLENAGYEQYEISNFSLPGYRSRHNSSYWAGTHYLGIGPAAHSYDGDSRQFNIAHNAKYLKALAQDTFPAEKEILSREEKITEMILTQLRKKEGLSLKSLKGDLGYDLHKERGAKLKDFQEEGLTLCLDEILTLTQKGKLLCDWITEELIP, from the coding sequence TTGAGCGGTATCTATATCCATATTCCCTTTTGCAAGCAGGCCTGCTACTACTGCGATTTTCATTTCTCTACCAATATGCAAAATAAACAGCATATGGTAGAAGCGATGAAAAAAGAGCTGATTTTGCGAAAGGAATACTTGATCGATGACAAAATCGAAACGCTCTATTTCGGTGGGGGCACTCCCTCGCTTCTGGACCAGCCTGCTTTGACCTCTTTAATTGATACAGTCAAGACTCACTACCAGCTCGATCCTGAAGCAGAAATCACGCTGGAAGCCAATCCAGATGACCTGAGCATGGAAAAGCTAAAAGAATTAAAAGAACTGGGCATCAATCGCCTGAGCATTGGCATTCAGTCCTTTGATGATCAGATTCTCAGCTACTTTAATCGCGCGCATGACAGCCAGATGGCTAGACAATCGGTGGCAGATGCTCAGGAAGTCGGGATCGAAAACATCAGCATCGACCTGATCTTTGGCGTCCCAAATCAAAGTCTGGTACAGCTGAAAAAAGACCTAAAAAGTGCACTCGCCCTGCAAACTCCCCACATTTCCATCTATGGCCTGACGATAGAGGAAGACACAGTGTTTGGTCGCTGGGAACGCCAGAACAAGCTGACCCCACTAGACGAAGAGCTGGCCAGTCAGCATCTACAGCTGATCATGGATCGATTAGAAAACGCGGGGTACGAACAATACGAGATTTCCAACTTTAGCCTTCCCGGCTATCGCTCTCGCCACAACAGCTCCTACTGGGCAGGCACCCACTACCTGGGCATCGGGCCAGCCGCTCATTCTTACGATGGTGACAGTAGACAATTCAACATCGCCCACAATGCCAAATACCTCAAGGCACTAGCACAAGACACCTTCCCTGCTGAGAAAGAAATACTGAGTCGAGAGGAAAAAATCACCGAAATGATTTTGACTCAGCTCCGAAAAAAAGAGGGGTTGAGTTTAAAATCACTAAAAGGAGATTTAGGCTATGACCTGCACAAAGAAAGAGGGGCGAAACTGAAAGATTTTCAAGAAGAAGGGCTCACACTGTGTTTGGATGAAATTTTGACGCTAACCCAAAAGGGCAAATTGCTATGCGATTGGATCACCGAAGAGTTGATTCCCTAA
- a CDS encoding TonB-dependent receptor, whose translation MAHSQSLNSIVIDSTANGKEIQDYLIQIENDYQVDFIFDQHKLGNFSINGIKEPVRLMNYLNVFYQVLDIKIIEVNSKIALLLPNDLIKGVDPKNGFIAIKSNTSSKVNLSGEIFDIDSNDPLVGAQVTILPDNIGGVTDINGGYSISYPITKPYHLLLTKYIGYDSHLQLVAYSKYGNGKMPRTMIYPTSTKLEDVIVHGYSVDRNVSENITGVENMGIESIKTLPTFMGEVDPIKGLTTLPGVSTVGELSAGFNVRGGNLGQNLIRQDGATIYNPSHLFGYYSAFNSDLVDNVTLIKGGGNAKYGSRVSSIMDVSLRNGETRDFHVNGGIGIISSRLSVEGPLIKNRSSFIVGGRISYADWILKRSNDIKLSQSSVDFGDLTAKLFQMINENNFISVSAYGSFDSFSLASDSLFTWGNKAMSFKWGHNFNSTANSQFIFSTSTYHSQLENKDELVGFKYQNGVSGYNLNYNVEKKFTEAKQMNFGLEANYSIINPGESKNTVERSNILEFDIDDHKTLETSIFAQYDWDLTGQFAISAGIRYSQFYRFGKGLVYEFNYNLTDSQFPERVDSIFYDTNELIDFQHGLEPRISLRYKLNVNTSIKASYNRTFQYIHLISNTTSSSPIDYWLSGGPNLKPEIGDQFSLGVFKNFSDNSYEVSAEGYYKHIQNTIDYIEGAEVKLTEAIEGSLIQGDGFSYGIEVLAKKNTGNWNGWLSYTYSRSLLQFNSPYDILTINDGELYPSQYDQPHNLSIVMNCKVNKILSISANFSYATGRPITIPVSKFSYSSYPTVLNYSQRNEFRVPDYHRLDLSATLKGEHPNKRFQGEWVLSIFNVYGRNNVYAVLFDEYGGASKVSIVGSMFPSLSYNFKF comes from the coding sequence ATGGCACATTCTCAGAGTTTAAATTCGATTGTCATTGACTCAACTGCAAACGGAAAAGAAATCCAAGACTATTTAATACAAATTGAAAACGATTATCAGGTAGACTTCATATTCGATCAGCACAAACTGGGTAATTTCAGCATCAATGGTATCAAAGAACCAGTTAGGTTAATGAATTACCTAAATGTTTTTTATCAAGTTCTGGATATTAAAATCATTGAAGTCAATTCAAAAATAGCCTTGCTTTTACCCAACGACCTGATCAAGGGAGTCGATCCTAAAAATGGGTTTATAGCTATAAAATCTAACACCTCAAGCAAAGTCAATTTAAGTGGAGAAATTTTTGACATTGACTCCAACGATCCTCTTGTGGGCGCACAAGTCACGATTTTACCAGATAATATTGGAGGAGTAACTGATATCAATGGGGGATATTCCATTAGCTACCCCATTACGAAACCCTACCATCTCCTTCTAACGAAGTATATCGGTTATGATTCACATCTTCAGCTAGTGGCATATAGCAAATATGGAAATGGTAAAATGCCACGGACCATGATATACCCTACCTCAACCAAATTAGAAGATGTAATTGTTCATGGATATAGTGTTGATCGCAATGTGAGCGAAAACATTACCGGAGTTGAAAATATGGGAATAGAAAGTATTAAAACTCTGCCAACTTTCATGGGAGAAGTAGATCCCATAAAAGGATTGACGACTCTGCCAGGGGTAAGCACAGTGGGAGAACTTTCTGCAGGATTTAATGTTCGAGGAGGAAATTTAGGGCAAAATCTGATCAGACAAGATGGCGCCACGATTTACAACCCATCACACCTATTTGGCTATTACTCAGCTTTCAACTCAGACCTAGTTGACAATGTGACTTTGATCAAGGGAGGTGGAAATGCAAAGTATGGGTCACGCGTTTCATCCATCATGGATGTGTCTTTACGCAATGGAGAAACCAGAGACTTTCATGTCAATGGTGGTATTGGTATAATCTCTAGTCGATTATCAGTGGAAGGGCCTCTCATTAAAAACAGATCTTCTTTCATAGTAGGCGGCAGAATTTCCTATGCAGACTGGATTTTAAAAAGGTCCAATGACATAAAGCTCTCCCAGAGCTCTGTTGATTTTGGAGATCTTACGGCCAAATTGTTTCAGATGATTAATGAAAATAATTTCATTTCTGTATCTGCATATGGCAGTTTTGATAGCTTTTCACTGGCAAGTGATTCGCTTTTTACCTGGGGCAACAAGGCAATGTCTTTTAAATGGGGACACAACTTCAATAGCACAGCCAATTCCCAATTTATCTTCTCCACCAGTACCTACCATTCTCAATTAGAAAATAAGGATGAATTAGTGGGGTTCAAATACCAAAATGGAGTGTCTGGATACAACTTAAATTACAACGTTGAAAAAAAGTTTACTGAAGCCAAGCAAATGAACTTTGGTCTAGAAGCCAATTATTCAATAATAAACCCTGGAGAATCGAAAAACACTGTAGAAAGGAGCAATATATTGGAGTTTGACATAGATGACCATAAAACTCTTGAAACGTCAATTTTCGCTCAATATGACTGGGATCTGACTGGCCAATTTGCAATATCTGCTGGCATCAGGTACTCGCAGTTTTACCGATTTGGTAAAGGTCTGGTTTACGAGTTTAACTACAACTTGACTGATTCACAATTCCCAGAAAGAGTTGATTCTATTTTTTATGATACCAATGAATTAATTGACTTTCAGCATGGACTAGAACCTCGCATATCCTTAAGGTACAAGTTGAATGTCAACACCTCAATAAAAGCAAGTTATAACCGTACATTCCAATACATCCACCTGATATCAAATACGACCTCTTCTAGTCCTATAGACTATTGGTTGTCAGGAGGACCAAATCTAAAACCAGAAATCGGGGATCAATTTTCATTAGGTGTTTTTAAAAATTTCAGCGACAACTCCTATGAAGTCTCTGCAGAAGGTTATTATAAGCATATTCAAAATACTATTGATTATATTGAAGGAGCTGAGGTTAAATTAACTGAAGCTATAGAAGGCAGTTTAATTCAGGGAGATGGCTTTTCTTATGGAATAGAAGTACTAGCGAAAAAAAATACTGGTAATTGGAATGGCTGGCTTTCCTACACCTATTCCAGAAGCTTGCTTCAATTCAATTCGCCCTATGACATCCTGACTATCAATGATGGTGAATTGTACCCCTCTCAGTATGACCAACCACACAATCTTTCGATAGTTATGAACTGTAAGGTTAATAAAATTTTATCCATTTCCGCCAATTTCAGTTATGCCACAGGGCGGCCTATTACCATTCCCGTTTCCAAATTTTCCTATTCCTCTTACCCTACGGTCTTGAATTATTCTCAGCGTAATGAATTTAGAGTGCCTGATTATCACCGTCTAGATTTGTCTGCCACTCTAAAAGGTGAACATCCAAATAAAAGATTCCAAGGGGAATGGGTCCTTTCCATATTTAACGTTTATGGTAGAAACAACGTCTATGCTGTATTATTTGACGAATATGGCGGAGCTAGCAAGGTGTCTATAGTGGGCAGCATGTTTCCTTCCTTGTCTTATAATTTTAAGTTCTAG
- a CDS encoding BamA/TamA family outer membrane protein, whose product MLSYRHFIFLLLLWGGFSAMPFSLCAQNLQVQVEGLEERFVPRQVEIDSSSWTIYSQSILMQLRESGYWLASLDSVSWQEERVAFYFYQGRRYDQVQFEITGEEGLEEKSFMPRRTHGIQQVEDRLTRTIAQYENHGYPFATLSIDSSYLQDDQLFLRLSVDPGMFITYDSLLVKPDDVLSAKFLSRYLGMPYGHYYDESKVQGIKDKLENLPAVSLKSISSSFRLQQAQLALDLQAEKVNYFDGILGLVPANENRDKVQLTGELNLSLKNLFKSAKQFELHWEKFTDNSQMLDASYLHPVFLGTPLDLYVAYDQLKQDTLFSNRSLTLAFDYYLNGKARIRASYENQLGNELNDASGESGNFRLDYYGVGIDFWQLDNRQFPREGQAFALEAKVGQKETRIDTASNINGTQYRLKAAFRTFHPIGRRMVLHGALSGGYLQGDPLYLNDLFRLGGLRSVRGFNENEFYASRYAQFSLEWRFYLERRSYLVVFADQALMAYDIESGSFRDEPTGVGAGMQFDTSGGSFLILYGLGRRRNEAFSFDSSKIHFGYTALF is encoded by the coding sequence ATGCTAAGCTATAGACATTTCATCTTTCTGTTGCTGCTGTGGGGTGGATTTAGTGCAATGCCATTTTCGCTTTGTGCACAAAATCTTCAAGTGCAAGTGGAGGGGCTGGAGGAGCGTTTTGTGCCTCGGCAGGTTGAGATAGATTCCAGTAGCTGGACTATCTACAGCCAATCTATTCTCATGCAGCTGAGGGAGTCGGGTTATTGGCTGGCTTCTCTGGATAGTGTGAGTTGGCAGGAGGAAAGGGTGGCTTTTTATTTTTATCAGGGAAGGAGATATGACCAGGTGCAATTCGAAATTACCGGTGAGGAGGGGCTGGAAGAAAAATCCTTTATGCCTCGCCGAACTCACGGTATCCAGCAAGTAGAAGATCGATTGACTCGTACCATCGCTCAGTACGAAAACCACGGTTACCCATTCGCTACTTTGTCTATCGACTCGTCCTATCTGCAGGATGACCAGTTGTTCCTTCGCCTTTCGGTCGATCCAGGTATGTTCATTACTTATGATTCCCTGCTGGTGAAGCCTGATGATGTGTTGAGTGCTAAGTTTTTGAGTCGCTATCTGGGCATGCCCTACGGTCACTACTACGACGAATCCAAGGTGCAGGGTATCAAGGATAAGTTGGAGAATCTGCCTGCAGTTTCTTTAAAATCCATTAGCAGCAGTTTTCGATTGCAGCAGGCCCAGTTGGCGCTAGATCTTCAGGCCGAAAAGGTGAATTATTTCGATGGGATTCTGGGATTGGTGCCAGCCAATGAAAACCGGGACAAGGTGCAGTTGACAGGTGAACTGAACCTGAGCCTAAAAAATCTCTTCAAGTCAGCCAAGCAGTTCGAGCTGCATTGGGAGAAATTTACAGACAATTCTCAGATGCTAGATGCTTCTTATCTCCACCCAGTGTTTTTGGGAACGCCTTTGGATCTGTATGTGGCCTATGATCAGCTCAAGCAAGACACGCTTTTTTCTAATCGATCACTTACATTGGCATTTGATTACTACCTCAATGGCAAGGCAAGAATTCGCGCCAGTTATGAAAATCAGCTAGGAAATGAGCTGAATGACGCCAGTGGAGAAAGTGGTAATTTCCGTCTGGATTACTATGGTGTTGGCATAGATTTTTGGCAATTGGACAATCGACAGTTTCCTCGAGAGGGGCAGGCGTTTGCACTTGAGGCTAAAGTGGGACAGAAGGAAACCAGAATCGATACGGCCAGCAATATTAATGGCACTCAATATCGGTTGAAGGCGGCATTTCGCACTTTTCATCCTATTGGTCGAAGGATGGTGCTGCATGGGGCTCTATCTGGAGGTTATTTGCAGGGCGATCCTCTCTATCTCAATGATCTTTTTCGACTAGGTGGTTTGCGCTCAGTACGTGGATTCAATGAAAATGAATTTTATGCCAGCCGTTATGCCCAGTTCAGTTTGGAATGGAGATTTTATCTGGAGCGACGTTCTTATTTAGTCGTTTTTGCCGATCAGGCTTTAATGGCCTACGATATTGAATCAGGTTCCTTCAGAGATGAGCCTACTGGTGTCGGGGCAGGTATGCAATTTGACACGAGTGGAGGTAGTTTTTTGATCTTATATGGACTGGGCCGTAGACGAAATGAAGCTTTTTCATTCGATTCATCAAAAATCCATTTTGGATATACAGCATTATTTTGA
- a CDS encoding glycosyltransferase family 4 protein → MIESLLIFFWAMLISMFSIPTIINVAHSKSILDEPDFRKHHDINTPRLGGLGIFAGFMTGVAIFGQMSPGIQQLLAGSLIIFFVGVKDDINGVSVFKKFFVQVLAAGIVLFYADIRISSFQGLLGVYELEIGISYAFTFLVILCITNAVNLIDGINGLAGTIVIIICFSFGAYFYYFGDMNYAFVAFALAGGMLGFLRYNFGEAVVFMGDTGALVSGFIVSILAIHFIEMREVVSSPAMALGILFIPIFDTLRVFVIRVYNGVSPFMPDRNHLHHYLGYLGMSHSQTVFVLASLNIGVIFLLKYYAFLGNTTLLICLGVFAIIFSLILEFLVKRKKVENV, encoded by the coding sequence ATGATAGAATCGCTACTGATATTTTTTTGGGCCATGCTTATTTCGATGTTTTCGATCCCTACGATCATCAATGTCGCCCACAGCAAAAGCATCCTCGACGAGCCTGATTTTCGCAAACATCACGACATTAATACGCCTAGATTGGGGGGGCTAGGGATATTCGCCGGCTTTATGACTGGTGTAGCGATTTTTGGTCAGATGTCTCCAGGTATACAGCAGTTGCTCGCAGGCAGTCTCATTATATTTTTTGTAGGTGTAAAAGATGACATCAACGGAGTTTCTGTATTCAAGAAGTTTTTTGTGCAGGTATTAGCTGCTGGTATAGTGCTGTTCTACGCGGATATTCGAATATCGAGTTTTCAGGGTCTACTAGGGGTATACGAATTGGAAATTGGTATCAGCTATGCCTTTACTTTTCTCGTTATCCTTTGCATCACCAATGCAGTCAATCTAATTGACGGTATCAATGGGCTAGCCGGAACCATCGTGATTATCATATGCTTTTCATTTGGGGCTTATTTCTACTATTTTGGAGATATGAACTATGCCTTTGTGGCCTTCGCTTTGGCGGGCGGAATGCTTGGATTTCTTAGGTATAATTTTGGAGAGGCAGTGGTGTTTATGGGAGACACGGGGGCTTTAGTCAGTGGATTTATTGTTTCAATCTTAGCCATCCATTTTATCGAAATGCGAGAGGTGGTTTCGTCACCTGCCATGGCACTAGGTATTCTTTTTATTCCGATATTCGATACCCTCAGGGTTTTTGTTATTCGAGTATATAATGGTGTCTCGCCTTTTATGCCAGATAGAAATCATCTTCACCATTACTTAGGCTATTTGGGCATGAGTCACAGCCAGACAGTGTTTGTTCTTGCCAGTTTGAATATTGGAGTCATATTTTTACTTAAGTATTATGCTTTTTTAGGCAATACCACATTGTTGATCTGTCTGGGAGTATTCGCAATTATTTTCAGTTTGATTTTGGAGTTTCTAGTAAAAAGGAAAAAAGTCGAGAATGTTTAG
- a CDS encoding PorP/SprF family type IX secretion system membrane protein, which yields MRKLILVLFVLFGTSQAWAQQDPVFSHYMFNPYYYVPALIAYDGLSSVTLISRNQWTGYEPSFDQQGGAPTTQFLNYSTSLNLGKLPLALGGTFVYDQFGPRKDTYVQFSLAYHLDRPRGRWSLGVRPTVFNKVLDYNKLVVVDPEDLINNPTGDESYVGVDLAGSIAYSTEFFLVGVGVDHLLQPDTNFGFESSDGDGDNLQDMLFSLFARYEYQFTQKLSLEPTVLLKSNLSGFSYDISARAIYQNKMWAGLAYRDMESMTLLLGYSFLQDNSLSVGYSFDYILVEQEAKQATSHELFVRYNLPGLNDRSKKIVRTPRFRF from the coding sequence ATGAGAAAACTGATATTGGTTCTATTTGTGTTGTTTGGTACAAGTCAAGCTTGGGCACAGCAAGATCCTGTATTTAGTCACTACATGTTCAATCCATATTATTATGTGCCTGCACTCATTGCCTATGATGGATTGTCGAGTGTTACCTTAATTAGTCGCAATCAATGGACAGGCTATGAACCCTCCTTTGATCAACAGGGAGGAGCTCCTACGACTCAGTTTCTTAATTATTCCACTTCTTTGAATTTAGGTAAGTTGCCTTTGGCTTTGGGAGGAACATTTGTCTATGACCAGTTTGGTCCAAGAAAAGATACTTATGTGCAGTTTTCATTGGCATATCATTTGGACCGTCCCAGGGGGCGTTGGAGCTTGGGAGTAAGGCCTACTGTTTTTAACAAGGTGTTGGATTACAATAAGTTGGTGGTGGTTGATCCTGAGGATTTAATCAATAACCCAACAGGGGATGAGTCCTATGTAGGAGTAGACTTGGCAGGAAGTATAGCTTATTCTACAGAGTTTTTTTTAGTAGGTGTGGGCGTAGATCATTTGCTTCAACCGGACACCAATTTCGGTTTTGAGAGTTCAGATGGTGATGGAGACAATTTACAGGATATGCTGTTCAGTTTGTTTGCCAGATACGAATATCAGTTTACTCAAAAGTTGAGCTTGGAACCAACAGTTCTATTGAAAAGTAATCTTTCAGGTTTTTCATACGATATAAGTGCCAGAGCCATCTATCAGAACAAGATGTGGGCAGGCTTAGCTTACAGAGATATGGAATCAATGACACTTTTATTAGGCTATTCTTTTCTGCAGGACAATAGTCTTTCGGTGGGGTATTCTTTTGATTATATATTAGTAGAACAGGAGGCAAAACAAGCCACATCTCACGAATTATTTGTTCGTTATAATCTGCCAGGATTGAACGATAGGAGTAAGAAAATAGTAAGAACGCCCAGGTTTAGGTTTTAA
- a CDS encoding uroporphyrinogen-III synthase, giving the protein MSEDLLTENKARLKKVSSILVSQPKPSDEKSPYFKLAEKYNLKIDFRPFIQIDPVDIKEFRKQKIDILAHSAVIFTSRNAVDHFFRLANESKVEIPSDMKYFCVSEQTANYLQKYIVIRKRKIFTGERTANDLIEILKKHKNEKFIFPCSNIRKEDIPSFLEENGYEYSEAIIYKTVASDLSDLDDVKYDIIAFFSPSGINSLLVNFPDFKQNETRIAAFGPTTSKAVTDAGLILDIQAPLPNAPSMTGAIELYIKAANKV; this is encoded by the coding sequence ATGAGTGAAGATTTATTGACAGAAAACAAGGCAAGACTCAAGAAGGTATCGAGTATTTTGGTTTCACAACCTAAGCCTAGTGATGAAAAATCGCCCTACTTTAAGTTAGCTGAAAAGTACAATCTTAAAATAGATTTTAGACCGTTTATCCAAATTGACCCTGTAGATATCAAGGAGTTCAGAAAGCAAAAAATTGATATTTTGGCTCATTCTGCAGTGATATTTACGAGTAGAAATGCGGTAGATCACTTCTTTAGATTGGCCAACGAGAGCAAAGTTGAGATTCCTTCAGACATGAAGTATTTCTGTGTGTCTGAGCAGACTGCAAATTACTTGCAGAAATATATCGTAATTAGAAAGAGAAAAATCTTTACAGGAGAGCGTACCGCAAATGACCTGATCGAAATTTTGAAGAAGCATAAGAATGAGAAGTTCATCTTCCCATGCTCGAACATCAGAAAAGAGGACATACCAAGTTTTCTAGAAGAGAATGGTTACGAGTACTCAGAAGCGATCATTTACAAAACAGTTGCGAGTGACCTATCTGATCTGGATGATGTGAAGTATGATATCATCGCTTTCTTTAGTCCTTCAGGTATTAACTCACTGTTGGTTAACTTCCCGGATTTCAAGCAAAACGAAACGAGAATTGCTGCATTTGGTCCTACAACCTCCAAGGCAGTAACGGATGCTGGATTGATTCTTGATATTCAGGCACCTTTACCAAATGCGCCATCTATGACAGGTGCAATTGAGCTTTATATTAAAGCTGCGAATAAGGTATAA
- a CDS encoding DUF4271 domain-containing protein — protein sequence MDQALVEVTTISDSLLYSVDSLRGLYSSGKVNVQIYSSHWRGKDVQTKIISEGKGKYLTDSSAGGIDVRESRNDDLMILSSLLVFAVMVIFRTQVYRLFKEYFALVKTFRVRQKFDLITAQDPVSPASLGFMLMYALFIGAAVVNLFIKHSFSGLDGRFPFIDAEAGTLTWGLYAFGLAFLSIFLKIPLVNIVSSIFNLRRHAELHFYAYFRMSLLIAFLVFIMSLILFISGENYQDILLIGFRWLLLGILAIRLIMMYLILNNAFNVKKMHLISYLCSSEFIPLIMFIKTLFR from the coding sequence ATGGATCAAGCACTTGTTGAGGTTACTACAATATCCGATAGCTTACTCTATTCAGTTGACAGTTTAAGGGGGCTTTACAGTTCTGGTAAAGTCAATGTTCAGATATATAGTAGCCATTGGAGGGGCAAAGATGTTCAGACTAAAATCATATCCGAAGGGAAAGGAAAGTACCTGACCGATTCAAGTGCAGGCGGTATCGATGTGCGTGAAAGTAGAAATGATGACCTTATGATTCTTTCTTCTCTATTGGTATTTGCGGTTATGGTTATTTTTAGAACGCAGGTATATCGCTTATTTAAAGAATATTTCGCTTTAGTTAAGACTTTTCGAGTTCGTCAAAAGTTTGATCTCATCACTGCTCAAGATCCTGTTTCTCCTGCCAGCTTGGGGTTTATGTTGATGTATGCCCTATTTATTGGGGCTGCTGTTGTCAATTTATTTATTAAGCATTCATTTTCAGGTTTGGATGGGAGATTTCCCTTCATAGATGCCGAAGCAGGAACTTTAACTTGGGGGCTCTATGCTTTTGGGCTGGCTTTTTTATCGATATTCTTAAAGATTCCGTTGGTCAATATCGTTTCAAGCATATTTAACCTTCGTCGACATGCGGAGTTGCATTTTTATGCCTATTTCAGAATGTCACTTTTAATAGCCTTTCTTGTTTTTATCATGAGTTTGATTCTTTTCATCAGTGGCGAAAATTATCAGGACATTCTTCTCATTGGTTTTCGCTGGCTCTTGTTGGGTATATTGGCTATTCGATTGATAATGATGTATTTGATCCTAAATAACGCGTTTAATGTTAAGAAAATGCATTTAATTTCTTACCTTTGCAGCTCAGAATTTATACCTCTGATAATGTTCATTAAAACGCTATTTAGATAA
- the porK gene encoding type IX secretion system lipoprotein PorK/GldK, whose product MNNIGVRKIVSHLLLLSILIAGQGCSLLNLFGGGGDSYDDRGELIGAQGREGWEMVRPFGMVSIPPGTFHMGQADEDVAATQINFNKQVTIGPFYMDDTEITNNEYRQFTEEITEGSEAELPEGFVVADLVPDSTVWVRDFTHHMGDPLMDYYWSHPAFDNYPVVGVDWEAAKYFCEWRTDHLNSYRADRGLFPMPNFRLPSEAEWEYAARGGRDMNKYPWGGPYIRNQKGCLLANFKPGRGNYFDDGFAYTSPVATFFANDYGLYEMSGNVAEWCEDAFDAASMPLVWDLNPTYFDEEEPKKVIRGGSWKDIAYYLETGTRTYEYKDSSRASIGFRCAMTHLGRSSGSEF is encoded by the coding sequence ATGAATAATATAGGTGTTAGAAAAATTGTATCACATCTACTTTTACTTAGTATTTTGATTGCAGGCCAGGGGTGTAGCTTGCTCAATCTATTTGGAGGTGGAGGTGATAGTTATGACGACCGAGGAGAGCTAATAGGCGCCCAAGGTCGAGAAGGATGGGAAATGGTGAGACCATTCGGTATGGTGTCCATCCCTCCAGGAACCTTCCACATGGGACAGGCTGATGAAGATGTAGCTGCTACTCAAATCAACTTTAACAAGCAGGTTACTATCGGTCCATTCTACATGGACGATACGGAAATCACGAACAACGAATACAGACAATTTACTGAAGAAATCACTGAAGGTTCTGAAGCAGAACTTCCAGAGGGCTTCGTAGTGGCTGATTTGGTTCCTGATTCTACAGTATGGGTGAGAGATTTTACTCACCATATGGGTGATCCTTTGATGGATTATTACTGGTCACACCCTGCATTTGACAACTATCCAGTGGTAGGTGTCGATTGGGAAGCTGCAAAATATTTTTGTGAATGGAGAACCGATCACTTGAATAGTTATAGAGCTGACAGAGGGTTGTTCCCAATGCCTAACTTCAGATTGCCTTCGGAAGCCGAATGGGAATATGCAGCAAGAGGCGGTAGAGATATGAATAAGTATCCTTGGGGTGGTCCATACATCAGAAACCAAAAGGGATGTTTGTTAGCAAACTTCAAACCAGGTAGAGGTAACTACTTTGATGATGGTTTTGCTTATACTTCTCCTGTAGCTACATTTTTTGCAAATGACTATGGTCTTTACGAAATGTCAGGAAACGTAGCTGAATGGTGTGAAGATGCATTTGATGCGGCTTCAATGCCATTAGTATGGGATTTGAACCCAACTTACTTCGACGAAGAAGAACCTAAGAAAGTAATCCGTGGAGGATCTTGGAAAGATATTGCATACTATCTAGAAACAGGTACAAGAACTTACGAGTACAAGGATTCATCTAGAGCATCGATAGGCTTCAGATGTGCTATGACACATTTGGGTAGATCTAGTGGATCGGAATTTTAA